A genomic window from Carassius auratus strain Wakin chromosome 19, ASM336829v1, whole genome shotgun sequence includes:
- the LOC113119763 gene encoding tumor necrosis factor receptor superfamily member 11B-like, with protein MFLLTALVLPVLCGAGLASDGHFYRRTDPVTGQQLLCDRCPPGTRMRAHCTSSRQTECVACGAGLFTEFWNYIPYCLRCEACSDHQQVVRPCNGTVNTVCECEAGFFWDQHFCRTHSECKPGHGVQAPGTPHRDTVCEPCAEGHYANIMQTHATCVTHSACKADEQLVLPGSRWHDNVCATCDHLTQKDWVDLFKSVLSGLHVQYGTSTERLQKLVNRRLRKKRFGKHAALHPTQQLQHWSKETSQEEPLNLPSILEESHLNLLADRIARKIRRSQQHCSKTPPQAL; from the exons ATG TTTCTTCTCACAGCGTTGGTTCTTCCGGTCCTCTGTGGAGCCGGTTTGGCGTCGGATGGTCACTTTTACCGGCGCACGGATCCGGTCACCGGACAGCAGCTGCTGTGTGACAGGTGTCCTCCAGGAACGCGCATGCGCGCACACTGCACGTCTTCACGTCAGACGGAGTGCGTGGCCTGTGGAGCGGGTCTGTTCACGGAGTTCTGGAACTACATCCCGTACTGTCTGCGATGCGAAGCGTGTTCCGATCACCAGCAGGTCGTTCGGCCGTGTAACGGAACCGTGAACACGGTGTGCGAGTGTGAGGCGGGCTTCTTCTGGGACCAGCACTTCTGCAGGACACACAGCGAGTGTAAACCGGGCCACGGAGTCCAAGCTCCAG GTACCCCACACAGAGACACGGTGTGTGAGCCCTGCGCAGAAGGACACTATGCCAACATCATGCAGACACATGCAACATGCGTTACTCACAGCGCTTGCAAAGCAGATGAACAGCTGGTGCTGCCCGGATCCAGGTGGCACGATAACGTGTGTGCAACCTGTGACCATCTCACACAGAAAG ATTGGGTGGATTTATTCAAGTCGGTTCTGTCCGGTCTGCACGTTCAGTACGGGACTTCCACTGAGCGTCTGCAGAAGTTAGTGAACCGCCGTCTGCGCAAGAAGAGGTTCGGCAAGCATGCAGCGCTGCATCCGACGCAGCAGCTCCAGCACTGGAGCAAAGAGACATCACAGGAGGAGCCGCTAAACCTGCCGTCCATCCTGGAGGAGTCACACCTGAATCTGCTAGCAGACCGGATCGCACGCAAGATCCGGCGATCCCAGCAACACTGCAGCAAAACTCCACCGCAAGCGTTATAA